The Echeneis naucrates chromosome 10, fEcheNa1.1, whole genome shotgun sequence genome has a window encoding:
- the slc25a5 gene encoding ADP/ATP translocase 2, giving the protein MTDQAISFAKDFLAGGVAAAISKTAVAPIERVKLLLQVQHASKQISADKQYKGIIDCVVRIPKEQGFLAFWRGNLANVIRYFPTQALNFAFKDKYKKIFLDGVDKRTQFWRYFAGNLASGGAAGATSLCFVYPLDFARTRLAADVGKAGPEREFKGLGDCLVKIFRSDGIKGLYQGFNVSVQGIIIYRAAYFGVYDTAKGMLPDPKNTHIVVSWMIAQSVTAVAGLVSYPFDTVRRRMMMQSGRKGADIMYSGTLDCWRKIARDEGSKAFFKGAWSNVLRGMGGAFVLVLYDELKKVI; this is encoded by the exons ATGACCGATCAAGCTATTTCTTTCGCCAAGGACTTCCTGGCTGGTGGTGTTGCTGCTGCCATCTCCAAAACAGCTGTAGCCCCCATTGAAAGAGTCAAGCTTCTCCTGCAG GTGCAACATGCCAGCAAACAGATTTCAGCTGACAAGCAGTACAAGGGCATCATAGACTGTGTCGTCCGTATCCCCAAAGAGCAAGGTTTCCTTGCATTTTGGAGAGGGAATCTGGCCAACGTCATCCGGTACTTCCCCACTCAGGCCCTCAACTTTGCTTTCAAGGACAAGTACAAGAAGATTTTCCTTGATGGGGTGGACAAGCGCACTCAGTTCTGGAGATACTTTGCAGGTAACCTGGCGTCTGGAGGTGCTGCCGGAGCCAcatctctctgttttgtttatcCACTTGACTTCGCCAGAACACGTCTGGCTGCTGATGTTGGCAAAGCTGGACCTGAGCGTGAGTTCAAAGGCCTGGGTGACTGCCTAGTGAAGATCTTCAGGTCTGATGGCATCAAGGGTCTTTACCAGGGCTTCAATGTCTCAGTACAAGGCATTATCATCTATAGAGCTGCTTATTTTGGCGTCTACGACACAGCTAAGG gcaTGCTGCCAGACCCcaagaacacacacattgttgtCAGCTGGATGATTGCTCAGTCTGTGACTGCAGTTGCTGGTCTTGTGTCCTACCCCTTCGACACTGTCCGTCGGCGGATGATGATGCAGTCCGGACGCAAAGGAG CTGATATCATGTACAGCGGCACCCTGGACTGCTGGAGGAAGATTGCACGTGACGAGGGCAGCAAGGCCTTCTTCAAAGGTGCATGGTCTAATGTGCTCAGAGGAATGGGAGGCGCATTCGTCCTTGTCTTATATGATGAGCTTAAGAAAGTCATataa
- the slc25a43 gene encoding solute carrier family 25 member 43 — MASVKKDNRLTGSQSFMCVAFSGFFSKSVTSPLEVVKIKSQVGTFHSKRGFWQSFLLIYQSDGVRGFWKGNLASCLRLFPYTAVHLTTYKRIVHLHMDELGFISQWRAIFAGGLAGIAAALATYPLEVVETRLIAQNCRQPTYMGVVHTISKIYRSEGLLALYRGFSLTVLGAFPFSVGCYAVYMNLDKLWQDPPFRFTPLQNFISGCLAAGVSQTLSYPFETVKRKMQAQSARLPHFGGVDVHFSGMIDCFIQVVRNKGVLSLWNGLTANTIKIVPCFGLLFTCFEMCKQVCLYRNGYIVSPLSYKLTPGVDQSLGPYELEEVKRYLRNRNFGSGQASFGNRW; from the exons ATGGCCTCGGTGAAGAAGGACAACAGGCTGACCGGCTCTCAGAGCTTCATGTGCGTCGCTTTCTCCGGATTCTTCAGTAAAAGTGTCACCTCGCCGCTGGAGGTTGTGAAGATTAAAAGTCAGGTGGGCACGTTTCATTCAAAACGAGGATTTTGGCAAAGCTTTCTCCTCATCTACCAAAGTGACGGAGTTCGAGGATTTTGGAAAGGAAACCTGGCCTCCTGTCTCCGGTTGTTTCCTTACACCGCAGTTCACCTCACCACGTACAAAAG GATAGTTCACCTTCACATGGATGAGCTGGGCTTCATCTCTCAGTGGAGGGCCATATTTGCCGGTGGACTGGCTGGAATTGCTGCTGCTCTGGCTACATACCCActggaggtggtggagaccaGACTCATCGCACAGAACTGCAGACAGCCCACATACATGGGCGTGGTCCACACAATCTCAAAGATTTACAGGAGCGAAGGCCTTCTAGCTCTCTACAGGGGCTTTTCCCTCACTGTCTTAG gtgcatttccattttctgtcgGATGCTATGCAGTCTACATGAATTTGGACAAGTTGTGGCAGGACCCTCCCTTTCGCTTCACTCCCCTCCAGAACTTCATTAGTGGCTGTCTTGCAGCAGGAGTGTCTCAAACCCTCTCTTACCCCTTTGAAACAGTAAAAAGGAAGATGCAG GCGCAGAGTGCCCGTCTTCCACATTTTGGTGGAGTTGATGTCCATTTCAGTGGGATGATTGACTGCTTTATACAGGTTGTCAGAAACAAAGGCGTGCTCTCATTGTGGAATGGCCTTACTGCCAACACAATAAAG ATTGTACCCTGCTTTGGGCTTCTCTTTACATGCTTTGAGATGTGTAAGCAGGTTTGCCTTTACCGCAATGGATATATTGTTTCACCTCTGAGCTACAAACTGACACCGGGGGTCGACCAGAGCCTCGGGCCGTACGAGCTGGAAGAGGTGAAGCGCTACTTGAGAAACAGGAACTTTGGCTCAGGGCAGGCGTCTTTTGGAAACCGCTGGTGA
- the LOC115049731 gene encoding uncharacterized protein LOC115049731 isoform X3, translating to MLSLGNCGRESSTQTEEENRDHPLQESAEENLLGCLDGGSPKQAEPPETQYPHVKRSLLQVFECAYTQLVLPWYNVPEPHEHQPLHQVLSREIDFVIDRVIERAKDFDVCQAVVGSIRILTQHLHNAKQSDRELLFRTRADEIAVLREFSDILVRNLFPESLWGQEVNRCALNEIVALKGLGLLVTWLSDPDNLNQLVLSQLDSTTPKGSVEELCGSGPEQASLASQEGKCEGKGSEVSLEGSQISTSSRIKDKQKGNKLKEGWSKFMDKMKSKKAKKKKMKIMEQELILGLMIQDNMSDDKDVSSTEASLHSQQDSDRDSDVSDLENYLTSVQEDMMEFKLSYEMWRVGRWAVSIPHAEWEDEELIFTIHLEENDSPENLQWDIKKTYEDVVYFRNRWQDSTGLPTILVLEESDLSDDVKEGVRVSVEHFLQELVSDNLIGHTQPVFQFLCPLDKLLNEEEHYGGVWGLLSGLAYFLTPGQEEDETSSPQTEASKEIVMPSPKPESTAQPSESCSTFTQNGSHVPAGNLPTIVISSCDPHSESPEEAETEKEVECVVNSEPPGGINCSQDKTEDSDNPLTSHFKTIFKGLTRSRSQESLASTRTSSDADLSDSNCTPLSRQNGSPQEENIEGPSRLHFSTRPNKKEKICLKMSGGVNKSKGKDQGSLPRGEDSQSQKSQVNWEQLEATKAIFDLLKEISGNSILINIFDAILKPVMPILKKKVNSFLNKMNPTELQMAAYIDTLRDKLWPEHQLSAPRSARTDEEKNETRERAHNLISAKYSNYLVLKKTDMESVFNLFQDSEENKMLLYMLLSFLLKEFFPNEHSLNLSAVSMKVTNLTN from the exons ATG CTTTCGCTGGGAAACTGTGGACGAGAGAGCAGCACTCAGactgaggaagaaaacagagatCATCCTCTCCAG GAAAGCGCTGAGGAAAACCTGTTAGGCTGTTTGGATGGAGGAAGTCCCAAGCAGGCGGAACCACCAGAGACTCAGTACCCACACGTCAAGAGGTCACTATTGCAAG TGTTTGAGTGTGCCTACACACAGTTGGTCCTGCCCTGGTACAACGTTCCTGAGCCACATGAGCACCAACCTCTGCACCAGGTTCTCAGCAGGGAAATTGACTTTGTAATTGACCGTGTCATTGAGAGAGCGAAAGACTTTGATGTTTGCCAGGCAGTTGTGGGTTCTATTCGGATTTTGACCCAACACTTGCACAATGCAAAGCAGTCGGACAG AGAGCTTTTGTTCCGCACCAGAGCAGATGAGATTGCAGTTCTCAGAGAGTTTTCCGACATTCTTGTACGTAACCTTTTTCCCGAATCTCTCTGGGGCCAAGAAGTCAACCGCTGTGCCTTAAATGAGATTGTTGCCTTGAAGG GGTTGGGCCTGTTGGTGACTTGGCTGTCGGACCCAGACAACTTGAACCAGCTAGTGCTGAGCCAGCTGGACAGCACAACACCCAAAGGCTCTGTGGAGGAGCTGTGTGGATCCGGCCCTGAGCAAGCTTCTCTGGCTTCACAGGAGGGCAAATGTGAGGGCAAAGGCAGTGAAGT caGCTTGGAGGGTTCCCAGATTTCAACCAGCTCCAGGATCaaggacaaacaaaaag GGAACAAATTAAAGGAAGGATGGTCAAAATTTATGGATAAGATGAAATCAAAGAAGgctaagaagaagaagatgaaaataatgGAGCAGGAGCTGATCCTGGGACTCATGATCCAGGATAATATGTCTGATGACAAAGATGTCAGCAGCACGGAGGCCTCCCTTCACAGCCAGCAGGACTCTGACAGG GACAGTGATGTCAGTGATCTGGAGAACTACTTGACAAGCGTACAAGAGGACATGATGGAATTCAAGTTGTCATATGAGATGTGGCGTGTTGGCCGCTGGGCTGTCAGCATCCCTCAT GCTGAATGGGAGGATGAGGAGCTAATCTTCACCATCCACCTGGAGGAGAATGACAGCCCTGAGAACCTTCAGTGGGACATCAAGAAGACCTATGAGGATGTGGTGTATTTTCGTAACAGATGGCAG gaCTCAACCGGTCTGCCAACAATCTTGGTACTGGAGGAGTCCGATCTCAGTGATGATGTCAAAGAAGGAGTGAGAGTATCTGTGGAGCACTTTCTGCAG gaaTTAGTGTCTGATAATCTGATTGGCCACACTCAGCCGGTTTTTCAGTTCCTCTGCCCCCTTGATAAACTGCTGAATGAAGAGGAACATTATGGAGGCGTGTGGGGACTTCTCAGCGGGTTGGCCTACTTCCTGACTCCTGGGCAAGAAGAAGATGAG ACTTCTAGCCCTCAGACAGAAGCCTCCAAAGAAATCGTAATGCCATCCCCAAAGCCAGAATCCACAGCTCAGCCATCCGAAAGCTGCAGCACGTTTACACAGAATGGCTCTCATGTTCCTGCGGGTAATCTCCCAACTATCGTTATCTCCTCGTGCGATCCTCATTCAGAATCCccagaagaggcagaaacagaaaaggaagtgGAGTGTGTAGTTAACTCTGAACCTCCAGGCGGCATTAACTGTTcacaagacaaaacagaggaCTCTGATAATCCCTTAACCTCTCACTTTAAAACCATTTTCAAAGGACTGACCCGATCCAGGTCACAAGAGTCTCTGGCCTCAACAAGAACCAGCAGCGATGCAGACCTTTCTGATTCAAACTGCACACCACTCAGCAGACAAAATGGGAGCCCACAAGAGGAGAACATAGAGGGCCCATCAAGGCTTCATTTCAGCACAAGGccaaataaaaaggagaaaatatgtTTGAAGATGTCAGGTGGAGTGAACAAAAGTAAAGGAAAGGATCAGGGAAGTTTGCCAAGGGGGGAGGACTCCCAGAGTCAGAAGAGCCAAGTCAACTGGGAGCAGCTGGAAGCAACCAAAGCCATATTTGATCTGCTCAAAGAAATATCCG GAAATTCCATCCTCATAAACATATTTGATGCCATTCTGAAACCTGTCATGCCCATCTTGAAAAA GAAAGTGAATTCCTTCTTGAACAAGATGAACCCAACAGAACTACAGATGGCTGCATACATTGACACTCTGCGAGACAAACTGTGGCCAGAACATCAACTATCAGCTCCTCGTTCAGCACGCACAGACGAAGAGAAAAATGAGACCAGGGAGCGTGCACATAACCTCATCAGTGCCAAAT ATTCCAACTATCTTGTCCTGAAGAAAACTGATATGGAGTCCGTCTTTAATCTTTTCCAGGAcagtgaagaaaacaaaatgctatTATAT ATGCTTCTGTCATTCCTATTAAAGGAATTCTTTCCCAATGAACATTCCTTAAATCTGAGTGCTGTCTCAATGAAAGTGACCAATTTGACCAACTGA
- the LOC115049731 gene encoding uncharacterized protein LOC115049731 isoform X1, which yields MYLWRLSIAITLGLVWYFSDCGRTLTQYFICFLLYFSTQLSLGNCGRESSTQTEEENRDHPLQESAEENLLGCLDGGSPKQAEPPETQYPHVKRSLLQVFECAYTQLVLPWYNVPEPHEHQPLHQVLSREIDFVIDRVIERAKDFDVCQAVVGSIRILTQHLHNAKQSDRELLFRTRADEIAVLREFSDILVRNLFPESLWGQEVNRCALNEIVALKGLGLLVTWLSDPDNLNQLVLSQLDSTTPKGSVEELCGSGPEQASLASQEGKCEGKGSEVSLEGSQISTSSRIKDKQKGNKLKEGWSKFMDKMKSKKAKKKKMKIMEQELILGLMIQDNMSDDKDVSSTEASLHSQQDSDRDSDVSDLENYLTSVQEDMMEFKLSYEMWRVGRWAVSIPHAEWEDEELIFTIHLEENDSPENLQWDIKKTYEDVVYFRNRWQDSTGLPTILVLEESDLSDDVKEGVRVSVEHFLQELVSDNLIGHTQPVFQFLCPLDKLLNEEEHYGGVWGLLSGLAYFLTPGQEEDETSSPQTEASKEIVMPSPKPESTAQPSESCSTFTQNGSHVPAGNLPTIVISSCDPHSESPEEAETEKEVECVVNSEPPGGINCSQDKTEDSDNPLTSHFKTIFKGLTRSRSQESLASTRTSSDADLSDSNCTPLSRQNGSPQEENIEGPSRLHFSTRPNKKEKICLKMSGGVNKSKGKDQGSLPRGEDSQSQKSQVNWEQLEATKAIFDLLKEISGNSILINIFDAILKPVMPILKKKVNSFLNKMNPTELQMAAYIDTLRDKLWPEHQLSAPRSARTDEEKNETRERAHNLISAKYSNYLVLKKTDMESVFNLFQDSEENKMLLYMLLSFLLKEFFPNEHSLNLSAVSMKVTNLTN from the exons ATGTATCTATGGCGCCTCTCCATCGCCATAACGCTCGGCCTGGTGTGGTATTTTTCCGACTGCGGTCGCACACTCACTCAGTACTTTATATGCTTCCTCTTGTATTTCTCAACTCAGCTTTCGCTGGGAAACTGTGGACGAGAGAGCAGCACTCAGactgaggaagaaaacagagatCATCCTCTCCAG GAAAGCGCTGAGGAAAACCTGTTAGGCTGTTTGGATGGAGGAAGTCCCAAGCAGGCGGAACCACCAGAGACTCAGTACCCACACGTCAAGAGGTCACTATTGCAAG TGTTTGAGTGTGCCTACACACAGTTGGTCCTGCCCTGGTACAACGTTCCTGAGCCACATGAGCACCAACCTCTGCACCAGGTTCTCAGCAGGGAAATTGACTTTGTAATTGACCGTGTCATTGAGAGAGCGAAAGACTTTGATGTTTGCCAGGCAGTTGTGGGTTCTATTCGGATTTTGACCCAACACTTGCACAATGCAAAGCAGTCGGACAG AGAGCTTTTGTTCCGCACCAGAGCAGATGAGATTGCAGTTCTCAGAGAGTTTTCCGACATTCTTGTACGTAACCTTTTTCCCGAATCTCTCTGGGGCCAAGAAGTCAACCGCTGTGCCTTAAATGAGATTGTTGCCTTGAAGG GGTTGGGCCTGTTGGTGACTTGGCTGTCGGACCCAGACAACTTGAACCAGCTAGTGCTGAGCCAGCTGGACAGCACAACACCCAAAGGCTCTGTGGAGGAGCTGTGTGGATCCGGCCCTGAGCAAGCTTCTCTGGCTTCACAGGAGGGCAAATGTGAGGGCAAAGGCAGTGAAGT caGCTTGGAGGGTTCCCAGATTTCAACCAGCTCCAGGATCaaggacaaacaaaaag GGAACAAATTAAAGGAAGGATGGTCAAAATTTATGGATAAGATGAAATCAAAGAAGgctaagaagaagaagatgaaaataatgGAGCAGGAGCTGATCCTGGGACTCATGATCCAGGATAATATGTCTGATGACAAAGATGTCAGCAGCACGGAGGCCTCCCTTCACAGCCAGCAGGACTCTGACAGG GACAGTGATGTCAGTGATCTGGAGAACTACTTGACAAGCGTACAAGAGGACATGATGGAATTCAAGTTGTCATATGAGATGTGGCGTGTTGGCCGCTGGGCTGTCAGCATCCCTCAT GCTGAATGGGAGGATGAGGAGCTAATCTTCACCATCCACCTGGAGGAGAATGACAGCCCTGAGAACCTTCAGTGGGACATCAAGAAGACCTATGAGGATGTGGTGTATTTTCGTAACAGATGGCAG gaCTCAACCGGTCTGCCAACAATCTTGGTACTGGAGGAGTCCGATCTCAGTGATGATGTCAAAGAAGGAGTGAGAGTATCTGTGGAGCACTTTCTGCAG gaaTTAGTGTCTGATAATCTGATTGGCCACACTCAGCCGGTTTTTCAGTTCCTCTGCCCCCTTGATAAACTGCTGAATGAAGAGGAACATTATGGAGGCGTGTGGGGACTTCTCAGCGGGTTGGCCTACTTCCTGACTCCTGGGCAAGAAGAAGATGAG ACTTCTAGCCCTCAGACAGAAGCCTCCAAAGAAATCGTAATGCCATCCCCAAAGCCAGAATCCACAGCTCAGCCATCCGAAAGCTGCAGCACGTTTACACAGAATGGCTCTCATGTTCCTGCGGGTAATCTCCCAACTATCGTTATCTCCTCGTGCGATCCTCATTCAGAATCCccagaagaggcagaaacagaaaaggaagtgGAGTGTGTAGTTAACTCTGAACCTCCAGGCGGCATTAACTGTTcacaagacaaaacagaggaCTCTGATAATCCCTTAACCTCTCACTTTAAAACCATTTTCAAAGGACTGACCCGATCCAGGTCACAAGAGTCTCTGGCCTCAACAAGAACCAGCAGCGATGCAGACCTTTCTGATTCAAACTGCACACCACTCAGCAGACAAAATGGGAGCCCACAAGAGGAGAACATAGAGGGCCCATCAAGGCTTCATTTCAGCACAAGGccaaataaaaaggagaaaatatgtTTGAAGATGTCAGGTGGAGTGAACAAAAGTAAAGGAAAGGATCAGGGAAGTTTGCCAAGGGGGGAGGACTCCCAGAGTCAGAAGAGCCAAGTCAACTGGGAGCAGCTGGAAGCAACCAAAGCCATATTTGATCTGCTCAAAGAAATATCCG GAAATTCCATCCTCATAAACATATTTGATGCCATTCTGAAACCTGTCATGCCCATCTTGAAAAA GAAAGTGAATTCCTTCTTGAACAAGATGAACCCAACAGAACTACAGATGGCTGCATACATTGACACTCTGCGAGACAAACTGTGGCCAGAACATCAACTATCAGCTCCTCGTTCAGCACGCACAGACGAAGAGAAAAATGAGACCAGGGAGCGTGCACATAACCTCATCAGTGCCAAAT ATTCCAACTATCTTGTCCTGAAGAAAACTGATATGGAGTCCGTCTTTAATCTTTTCCAGGAcagtgaagaaaacaaaatgctatTATAT ATGCTTCTGTCATTCCTATTAAAGGAATTCTTTCCCAATGAACATTCCTTAAATCTGAGTGCTGTCTCAATGAAAGTGACCAATTTGACCAACTGA
- the LOC115049731 gene encoding uncharacterized protein LOC115049731 isoform X2, translating to MYLWRLSIAITLGLVWYFSDCGRTLTQYFICFLLYFSTQLSLGNCGRESSTQTEEENRDHPLQESAEENLLGCLDGGSPKQAEPPETQYPHVKRSLLQVFECAYTQLVLPWYNVPEPHEHQPLHQVLSREIDFVIDRVIERAKDFDVCQAVVGSIRILTQHLHNAKQSDRELLFRTRADEIAVLREFSDILVRNLFPESLWGQEVNRCALNEIVALKGLGLLVTWLSDPDNLNQLVLSQLDSTTPKGSVEELCGSGPEQASLASQEGKCEGKGSEVLEGSQISTSSRIKDKQKGNKLKEGWSKFMDKMKSKKAKKKKMKIMEQELILGLMIQDNMSDDKDVSSTEASLHSQQDSDRDSDVSDLENYLTSVQEDMMEFKLSYEMWRVGRWAVSIPHAEWEDEELIFTIHLEENDSPENLQWDIKKTYEDVVYFRNRWQDSTGLPTILVLEESDLSDDVKEGVRVSVEHFLQELVSDNLIGHTQPVFQFLCPLDKLLNEEEHYGGVWGLLSGLAYFLTPGQEEDETSSPQTEASKEIVMPSPKPESTAQPSESCSTFTQNGSHVPAGNLPTIVISSCDPHSESPEEAETEKEVECVVNSEPPGGINCSQDKTEDSDNPLTSHFKTIFKGLTRSRSQESLASTRTSSDADLSDSNCTPLSRQNGSPQEENIEGPSRLHFSTRPNKKEKICLKMSGGVNKSKGKDQGSLPRGEDSQSQKSQVNWEQLEATKAIFDLLKEISGNSILINIFDAILKPVMPILKKKVNSFLNKMNPTELQMAAYIDTLRDKLWPEHQLSAPRSARTDEEKNETRERAHNLISAKYSNYLVLKKTDMESVFNLFQDSEENKMLLYMLLSFLLKEFFPNEHSLNLSAVSMKVTNLTN from the exons ATGTATCTATGGCGCCTCTCCATCGCCATAACGCTCGGCCTGGTGTGGTATTTTTCCGACTGCGGTCGCACACTCACTCAGTACTTTATATGCTTCCTCTTGTATTTCTCAACTCAGCTTTCGCTGGGAAACTGTGGACGAGAGAGCAGCACTCAGactgaggaagaaaacagagatCATCCTCTCCAG GAAAGCGCTGAGGAAAACCTGTTAGGCTGTTTGGATGGAGGAAGTCCCAAGCAGGCGGAACCACCAGAGACTCAGTACCCACACGTCAAGAGGTCACTATTGCAAG TGTTTGAGTGTGCCTACACACAGTTGGTCCTGCCCTGGTACAACGTTCCTGAGCCACATGAGCACCAACCTCTGCACCAGGTTCTCAGCAGGGAAATTGACTTTGTAATTGACCGTGTCATTGAGAGAGCGAAAGACTTTGATGTTTGCCAGGCAGTTGTGGGTTCTATTCGGATTTTGACCCAACACTTGCACAATGCAAAGCAGTCGGACAG AGAGCTTTTGTTCCGCACCAGAGCAGATGAGATTGCAGTTCTCAGAGAGTTTTCCGACATTCTTGTACGTAACCTTTTTCCCGAATCTCTCTGGGGCCAAGAAGTCAACCGCTGTGCCTTAAATGAGATTGTTGCCTTGAAGG GGTTGGGCCTGTTGGTGACTTGGCTGTCGGACCCAGACAACTTGAACCAGCTAGTGCTGAGCCAGCTGGACAGCACAACACCCAAAGGCTCTGTGGAGGAGCTGTGTGGATCCGGCCCTGAGCAAGCTTCTCTGGCTTCACAGGAGGGCAAATGTGAGGGCAAAGGCAGTGAAGT CTTGGAGGGTTCCCAGATTTCAACCAGCTCCAGGATCaaggacaaacaaaaag GGAACAAATTAAAGGAAGGATGGTCAAAATTTATGGATAAGATGAAATCAAAGAAGgctaagaagaagaagatgaaaataatgGAGCAGGAGCTGATCCTGGGACTCATGATCCAGGATAATATGTCTGATGACAAAGATGTCAGCAGCACGGAGGCCTCCCTTCACAGCCAGCAGGACTCTGACAGG GACAGTGATGTCAGTGATCTGGAGAACTACTTGACAAGCGTACAAGAGGACATGATGGAATTCAAGTTGTCATATGAGATGTGGCGTGTTGGCCGCTGGGCTGTCAGCATCCCTCAT GCTGAATGGGAGGATGAGGAGCTAATCTTCACCATCCACCTGGAGGAGAATGACAGCCCTGAGAACCTTCAGTGGGACATCAAGAAGACCTATGAGGATGTGGTGTATTTTCGTAACAGATGGCAG gaCTCAACCGGTCTGCCAACAATCTTGGTACTGGAGGAGTCCGATCTCAGTGATGATGTCAAAGAAGGAGTGAGAGTATCTGTGGAGCACTTTCTGCAG gaaTTAGTGTCTGATAATCTGATTGGCCACACTCAGCCGGTTTTTCAGTTCCTCTGCCCCCTTGATAAACTGCTGAATGAAGAGGAACATTATGGAGGCGTGTGGGGACTTCTCAGCGGGTTGGCCTACTTCCTGACTCCTGGGCAAGAAGAAGATGAG ACTTCTAGCCCTCAGACAGAAGCCTCCAAAGAAATCGTAATGCCATCCCCAAAGCCAGAATCCACAGCTCAGCCATCCGAAAGCTGCAGCACGTTTACACAGAATGGCTCTCATGTTCCTGCGGGTAATCTCCCAACTATCGTTATCTCCTCGTGCGATCCTCATTCAGAATCCccagaagaggcagaaacagaaaaggaagtgGAGTGTGTAGTTAACTCTGAACCTCCAGGCGGCATTAACTGTTcacaagacaaaacagaggaCTCTGATAATCCCTTAACCTCTCACTTTAAAACCATTTTCAAAGGACTGACCCGATCCAGGTCACAAGAGTCTCTGGCCTCAACAAGAACCAGCAGCGATGCAGACCTTTCTGATTCAAACTGCACACCACTCAGCAGACAAAATGGGAGCCCACAAGAGGAGAACATAGAGGGCCCATCAAGGCTTCATTTCAGCACAAGGccaaataaaaaggagaaaatatgtTTGAAGATGTCAGGTGGAGTGAACAAAAGTAAAGGAAAGGATCAGGGAAGTTTGCCAAGGGGGGAGGACTCCCAGAGTCAGAAGAGCCAAGTCAACTGGGAGCAGCTGGAAGCAACCAAAGCCATATTTGATCTGCTCAAAGAAATATCCG GAAATTCCATCCTCATAAACATATTTGATGCCATTCTGAAACCTGTCATGCCCATCTTGAAAAA GAAAGTGAATTCCTTCTTGAACAAGATGAACCCAACAGAACTACAGATGGCTGCATACATTGACACTCTGCGAGACAAACTGTGGCCAGAACATCAACTATCAGCTCCTCGTTCAGCACGCACAGACGAAGAGAAAAATGAGACCAGGGAGCGTGCACATAACCTCATCAGTGCCAAAT ATTCCAACTATCTTGTCCTGAAGAAAACTGATATGGAGTCCGTCTTTAATCTTTTCCAGGAcagtgaagaaaacaaaatgctatTATAT ATGCTTCTGTCATTCCTATTAAAGGAATTCTTTCCCAATGAACATTCCTTAAATCTGAGTGCTGTCTCAATGAAAGTGACCAATTTGACCAACTGA